In Musa acuminata AAA Group cultivar baxijiao chromosome BXJ2-10, Cavendish_Baxijiao_AAA, whole genome shotgun sequence, a genomic segment contains:
- the LOC103969794 gene encoding uncharacterized protein LOC103969794, protein MGGNGTVVGVKRVEAGMPSEEWDDSMPLPGDIVKGVAPADDDDDEESPIFASAKSRSEISSVLGRLGRRSESVWIKVQRGSSLLDLRARVVPYRGHKLYRRFTVMAARDDRHVAVLGDLTLERCAELQEMSRTVVNVDGIGFIRKKSVSYDWKKKVGTYLPDRHSTLISSILFMPFPSERNFEATMTRSMAWFSSAVSSGAPLVFVNIQTEQIQKAASTDGGNCQSSWKEMSWLKQQSPKHTSTVELLQAIRLWFLPGIAEVPVVLAPEEGERRFGMDIKRTEEGFICISSVFKGSAADRAGLRNLCGDASKTGHLVIVSRLQGKGVLPTEVSSDGRIVCCDHTSIKERLAAAIEEMEEVHLHIMRWPDQRPSSNNVGPAILVPPAEIDGSTLGHKLGAKSSHIIM, encoded by the exons ATGGGCGGCAATGGGACGGTGGTCGGCGTCAAACGAGTCGAAGCAGGGATGCCTTCTGAGGAGTGGGACGACTCCATGCCACTCCCCGGTGACATCGTCAAGGGGGTCGCCCctgccgacgacgacgacgacgaggagaGCCCCATTTTTGCCTCCGCCAAGAGCCGGTCGGAGATCAGCTCCGTTCTCGGTCGGCTGGGACGCCGGTCCGAGTCGGTCTGGATCAAGGTCCAGAGAGGCAGCAGCCTGCTGGACCTTCGCGCCCGTGTCGTCCCCTACCGCGGCCACAAGCTCTATCGCCGTTTCACCGTGATGGCCGCCCGTGACGACCGCCACGTCGCGGTGCTCGGCGATCTCACTCTGGAGCGGTGCGCGGAGCTTCAGG AAATGAGCAGAACGGTGGTTAACGTGGATGGCATCGGGTTCATCAGGAAGAAAAGCGTGAGCTACGACTGGAAGAAGAAGGTGGGAACCTACTTGCCGGACCGCCATTCCACTCTGATTAGCTCCATCCTCTTCATGCCTTTCCCCAGCGAGCGCAACTTCGAGGCCACCATGACGCGATCCATGGCTTGGTTCTCATCTGCCGTCTCCTCCGGAGCTCCTCTCGTCTTCGTCAACATCCAAACAGAGCAAATC CAAAAGGCTGCATCTACTGACGGAGGCAATTGCCAGAGTTCTTGGAAAGAAATGAGTTGGCTCAAGCAGCAGAGTCCGAAGCATACCTCCACGGTCGAGCTACTGCAAGCGATCCGACTTTGGTTCCTGCCGGGCATCGCGGAGGTGCCGGTGGTGCTTGCACCCGAGGAAGGTGAGAGAAGATTCGGAATGGACATCAAGAGAACCGAGGAG GGCTTCATCTGCATAAGCTCCGTTTTCAAAGGCTCAGCAGCGGATCGCGCCGGGCTCCGCAACCTCTGCGGTGATGCCAGCAAGACAGGGCACCTGGTCATCGTCTCTCGACTGCAAGGGAAAGGAGTCCTCCCCACCGAGGTCTCCTCCGACGGGCGCATCGTGTGCTGCGATCACACGAGCATCAAAGAAAGGCTTGCGGCGGCCATcgaggagatggaggaggttCATCTCCACATCATGAGGTGGCCCGACCAAAGGCCTTCCTCGAACAATGTCGGTCCTGCAATACTTGTACCGCCTGCAGAGATCGATGGAAGCACACTTGGCCACAAGCTTGGCGCGAAATCTTCACATATTATCATGTAA